A single region of the candidate division KSB1 bacterium genome encodes:
- a CDS encoding trypsin-like peptidase domain-containing protein, which translates to MSRFINFFAIGLIAGLLIFYQYYRNKALETAIAELREQTSEQQAATTSALRAVTPSVSRGEDRPAEIPPFQSIDSEITESRQNAITRAIARSRDAVVGINVVQVKEVANPLMSSDPMVWMMFDERLFPRTIKKKVHNLGSGFVISSDGYIVTNQHVVADAAEVVVSTTGGKKYDAKIVGTDPLLDMALLKIEASGLPSIPLGDSENAIVGEWALAIGNPYGLFDVNDQPSVSVGVISALHRDFESPIDGRLYTDMIQTDASINHGNSGGPLINAEGIAMGMNTLIFSESGGSVGVGFAIPAHRILAAINDLRSGGVNREFWVGLRAQNVSPIRARLNGMDSLQGAVVTMVERNSPAAKAGIQIEDIILEINGRKIVDAVAAGDFFKNTDLRVGDRIGFKISRRGKLLQIPLILAALPNSEARGM; encoded by the coding sequence GTGTCTCGCTTTATCAATTTTTTCGCCATCGGACTCATTGCCGGACTGCTGATCTTTTATCAGTATTATCGCAACAAAGCTCTGGAGACGGCGATTGCTGAACTGCGGGAGCAGACGTCTGAGCAGCAAGCCGCCACCACCAGCGCGTTGCGGGCGGTGACGCCCTCGGTCAGTCGCGGCGAAGATCGCCCGGCGGAAATCCCGCCGTTCCAGAGTATCGACAGCGAGATTACCGAAAGCCGGCAGAATGCGATTACGCGCGCCATCGCGCGTTCACGTGACGCGGTTGTCGGCATTAATGTGGTTCAGGTCAAGGAAGTCGCGAACCCGTTGATGTCTTCGGATCCGATGGTTTGGATGATGTTTGACGAGCGTCTTTTTCCGCGCACGATCAAGAAGAAGGTTCACAACCTCGGTTCCGGCTTCGTCATCAGCTCCGATGGGTACATTGTCACGAATCAACACGTCGTCGCGGACGCCGCCGAAGTGGTCGTCTCGACGACGGGCGGCAAGAAGTACGATGCGAAGATCGTCGGCACGGACCCGCTCCTGGACATGGCGTTGTTGAAGATCGAGGCCAGCGGTTTGCCCAGCATCCCGCTGGGTGACAGCGAGAACGCGATCGTAGGCGAATGGGCGCTTGCGATCGGCAACCCTTACGGGTTGTTCGACGTGAACGATCAGCCGTCGGTATCCGTCGGAGTGATTTCCGCGCTGCATCGTGATTTTGAAAGTCCGATCGATGGCCGGTTGTACACCGACATGATCCAAACCGACGCCTCGATCAACCACGGCAACTCCGGCGGTCCGTTGATCAACGCGGAGGGCATCGCCATGGGTATGAACACGTTGATTTTCTCGGAATCCGGCGGTTCGGTCGGGGTGGGCTTTGCGATTCCCGCGCACAGAATTCTGGCGGCGATCAATGATTTGCGAAGTGGCGGCGTCAATCGTGAGTTCTGGGTCGGCCTTCGCGCGCAAAACGTATCGCCGATCCGCGCCCGGCTGAACGGCATGGATTCACTCCAGGGTGCGGTGGTGACGATGGTTGAACGCAACAGTCCGGCGGCGAAGGCCGGGATTCAGATCGAGGACATCATTCTGGAGATCAACGGGCGCAAGATTGTCGATGCCGTGGCGGCCGGCGACTTTTTCAAGAATACGGACTTGCGCGTGGGCGACCGCATTGGCTTCAAGATTTCGCGGCGCGGCAAGCTCTTGCAGATTCCGCTGATTTTGGCGGCGTTGCCGAACAGCGAAGCACGGGGTATGTAG
- the ndk gene encoding nucleoside-diphosphate kinase: MEKTLMIIKPDAVAAKHIGDIVARVEREGFAVTGLRYLRLTREQAESFYAIHRERPFFSALVAYMTSGPVVAGRLEREGAVEHWRRVIGATDPQKADAGTIRKLYGTNIEANAVHGSDSSENGQIETDFFFA; the protein is encoded by the coding sequence ATGGAAAAGACTCTGATGATCATCAAGCCCGACGCGGTGGCCGCCAAACATATTGGCGACATCGTGGCCCGGGTCGAACGAGAAGGGTTCGCGGTTACCGGACTTCGCTATCTGCGACTCACGCGCGAGCAGGCCGAGTCATTTTACGCGATTCACCGCGAGCGGCCGTTCTTCAGCGCGTTGGTCGCGTACATGACCAGCGGGCCCGTGGTGGCAGGACGTCTGGAGCGGGAGGGCGCTGTCGAGCATTGGCGCAGAGTAATTGGAGCGACGGACCCGCAGAAAGCTGACGCCGGTACGATCCGCAAGCTTTACGGAACGAACATTGAAGCGAATGCCGTTCACGGATCAGACTCGAGCGAGAACGGTCAAATTGAAACTGATTTTTTTTTCGCATAG
- the sucC gene encoding ADP-forming succinate--CoA ligase subunit beta — MNIHEHQGKEILRKYGVPVPRGAVAFSVEEALAAARGLGGYPVVVKAQIHAGGRGKGGGVKLAKSEVEVKELAGKILGMQLVTHQTGPAGKKVGRLLVEEGMNIARELYASILLDRSTSRNVFMVSTAGGMDIEAVAATTPEQIVKVSIDPQTGFRPHHARRLGFALGLTGDAYKSGAKCFDALYKAYVASDCSLLEINPLIVTGDHRVIALDAKVNFDDNALYRHPDYADLRDLSEEAPAEIEASKADLNYVKLDGNVGCMVNGAGLAMATMDIIKLHGGEPANFLDVGGGANAQTVASGFRIILSDPNVKAVLVNIFGGIVRCDRVAGGVIDAARETHIAVPIVVRLEGTNADVAGQMLQDSGLSFVVAKGLTDAAKKAVSAATGTSR; from the coding sequence ATGAACATACACGAACATCAAGGCAAAGAGATTCTGCGGAAGTACGGAGTGCCTGTCCCGCGCGGGGCGGTGGCATTCTCGGTTGAGGAAGCGCTCGCGGCGGCGAGGGGTTTAGGCGGCTATCCGGTGGTTGTCAAGGCTCAGATTCACGCCGGTGGCCGGGGCAAGGGCGGGGGCGTGAAGCTGGCCAAGAGCGAAGTCGAGGTCAAAGAACTGGCCGGGAAGATTCTTGGAATGCAACTGGTTACGCATCAGACCGGTCCGGCCGGAAAGAAGGTGGGGCGGTTGCTGGTCGAAGAAGGCATGAACATCGCGCGGGAGCTGTACGCCAGCATCTTATTGGATCGTTCGACATCGCGCAATGTGTTCATGGTGTCCACCGCGGGCGGCATGGACATCGAAGCGGTGGCCGCGACGACTCCGGAGCAGATCGTGAAGGTGAGCATCGATCCGCAAACGGGGTTTCGGCCGCATCACGCTCGCCGGTTGGGCTTTGCGCTGGGGTTGACGGGCGACGCCTACAAGTCCGGGGCGAAGTGTTTTGACGCGCTGTACAAGGCGTATGTGGCGAGTGATTGCAGCCTGCTCGAGATCAATCCGTTGATTGTCACGGGAGATCATCGCGTGATTGCGCTTGATGCAAAAGTGAACTTTGACGACAACGCGCTCTACCGGCATCCGGACTACGCGGATCTGCGCGATCTGTCGGAAGAGGCCCCGGCCGAGATTGAAGCGTCGAAGGCGGATCTGAACTATGTGAAACTTGACGGCAATGTGGGTTGCATGGTGAACGGCGCGGGATTGGCGATGGCGACGATGGACATTATCAAGCTGCACGGCGGCGAACCGGCCAATTTCCTTGATGTGGGCGGCGGGGCGAACGCGCAGACCGTGGCGTCGGGCTTTCGGATCATTCTGTCGGACCCGAACGTCAAGGCAGTACTGGTGAACATTTTCGGTGGCATCGTTCGTTGTGACCGAGTGGCAGGCGGAGTGATAGACGCCGCGAGGGAAACCCACATTGCCGTACCGATCGTGGTCCGGTTGGAGGGGACGAACGCCGACGTCGCCGGTCAGATGCTGCAGGATTCAGGGTTGAGCTTCGTGGTCGCGAAGGGGCTGACGGATGCAGCGAAGAAAGCCGTTAGCGCGGCGACAGGAACCTCGAGGTAG
- the truA gene encoding tRNA pseudouridine(38-40) synthase TruA — MIYAARPKWNYRLDLEYDGTDFSGWQWQDGERTVQGCVEDAVARLYSAGIRVSAAGRTDAGVHATGQVAGFRTDVEREPATAVRALNSHLPPDMRILSVSKAESDWHPRFSAKWRSYEYCISKSPRSIGRAYSWYLPRVLNVERMNEAAGYLRGSHSFRAFAHESPAEKHYLSDVYRIDWEEDDNNYVFRIAANRFLHGMVRLLVGTFANVGRGKIGPESVTEILNSHDVRNSGMKVPAAGLVLTGVGYAPWVPTIHTRS; from the coding sequence ATGATATACGCGGCGCGTCCAAAGTGGAATTACCGACTCGATCTTGAATACGACGGCACGGATTTCTCGGGTTGGCAGTGGCAGGACGGTGAACGCACGGTCCAAGGATGCGTGGAAGACGCGGTCGCTCGGTTGTATTCCGCTGGCATCAGGGTCTCAGCCGCCGGTCGTACGGATGCCGGGGTACATGCGACGGGTCAAGTCGCGGGGTTTAGAACTGATGTTGAGCGAGAACCGGCGACGGCGGTTCGTGCGCTGAATTCTCACCTGCCGCCGGATATGCGGATTTTGTCGGTCAGCAAGGCCGAATCGGATTGGCACCCGCGGTTCAGCGCAAAGTGGCGAAGTTACGAATATTGTATCTCCAAGTCGCCCCGATCGATCGGGCGGGCGTATAGTTGGTACCTGCCCCGGGTCTTGAATGTAGAGAGAATGAATGAGGCGGCCGGTTATTTGCGGGGATCTCATAGTTTCAGAGCGTTCGCGCACGAATCTCCGGCCGAAAAGCACTATTTGTCGGACGTTTATCGCATCGATTGGGAAGAAGATGATAATAATTATGTGTTTAGGATCGCGGCGAATCGCTTTTTGCACGGGATGGTAAGGCTGCTTGTCGGAACCTTTGCGAACGTAGGTCGTGGAAAGATTGGCCCGGAGTCGGTGACGGAAATCCTGAACTCGCATGATGTTCGGAACTCCGGAATGAAAGTTCCGGCCGCCGGATTAGTCCTGACGGGTGTGGGCTATGCGCCGTGGGTGCCAACGATTCATACGCGATCATAA
- the sucD gene encoding succinate--CoA ligase subunit alpha has translation MAILLTEQTKVIVQGITGSEGTFHAGQMLEYNTKVVGGVTPGKGGQQWEGKLPIFNTVGDAVGATGANATVIFVPPAFAADAILEAIDAGIGLIVTITEGIPVQDMVTVKQALRTSASRMVGPNCPGVITPGVGKIGIMPAFIHKAGRCGLISRSGTLTYEAVKQLSDHDIGQSTCIGIGGDPVNGSSFTDILRLFNADPNTDAVVMIGEIGGSAEEEAAEYVTSEFKKPVVGFIAGQTAPPGRRMGHAGAIIAGGKGTAKEKVAAMRRAGIHVVDSPADMGSTMEQALAKM, from the coding sequence ATGGCGATCTTACTTACCGAACAGACGAAAGTCATCGTGCAGGGTATCACCGGGTCGGAAGGCACTTTCCACGCCGGACAGATGCTCGAATACAATACGAAGGTAGTGGGCGGAGTCACGCCGGGGAAGGGCGGTCAGCAGTGGGAGGGCAAGCTTCCCATTTTCAACACGGTGGGCGACGCCGTAGGCGCGACGGGCGCAAATGCGACGGTGATTTTTGTGCCACCGGCGTTTGCGGCGGATGCGATCCTTGAGGCGATCGATGCCGGGATCGGCTTGATTGTGACGATCACCGAGGGGATTCCGGTGCAGGATATGGTGACAGTGAAGCAGGCGTTGCGCACGTCCGCGAGCCGAATGGTCGGTCCGAACTGCCCGGGTGTTATTACTCCCGGAGTGGGCAAGATCGGGATCATGCCGGCGTTCATTCACAAAGCCGGACGCTGCGGGTTAATCAGCCGCTCGGGCACGCTGACCTACGAGGCGGTGAAGCAACTGAGCGATCACGACATTGGTCAGTCCACGTGCATTGGTATCGGCGGCGACCCGGTGAATGGCTCGAGTTTCACCGATATTCTGCGGCTGTTCAATGCGGACCCGAATACGGACGCGGTTGTCATGATCGGCGAGATCGGTGGCAGCGCCGAAGAGGAAGCTGCGGAGTACGTGACCAGTGAATTCAAGAAGCCGGTCGTAGGATTCATCGCGGGCCAGACCGCACCTCCGGGACGCAGAATGGGTCACGCGGGGGCAATCATCGCGGGGGGCAAGGGTACGGCGAAGGAGAAGGTCGCGGCGATGCGGCGGGCGGGGATCCATGTCGTGGATTCTCCGGCGGACATGGGATCGACTATGGAACAAGCGTTGGCCAAGATGTAA
- a CDS encoding energy-coupling factor transporter transmembrane protein EcfT: protein MSEITVSRRAGLRKPNPPAILSGCLALVATAPFVTHWAGFTILLIMVLAASVLAGVETRKLARSLFRMWPFLVFALAIQVLSTAIAPPDATGSTGTLHAGVAAGVLLVARLSCVVMSSALVLMAYPADEYGRWLSRTRFGGHRMKRKLSQLGLVVTMALGFVPTLRGEFGRIRLAWECRGVATGHGRVGRLRALQKMLFPLLVSAFRRADQTSLALQARGYDPNVLRTHMRDLRAGAWDWIEAIVIVTSCVAALMI, encoded by the coding sequence ATGAGCGAGATCACGGTGTCAAGGCGGGCCGGACTGCGAAAGCCGAATCCGCCGGCGATCCTCTCGGGTTGCCTTGCGCTGGTCGCGACCGCGCCGTTCGTGACGCACTGGGCTGGATTTACGATACTGTTAATAATGGTTTTAGCGGCCTCTGTGTTGGCAGGGGTCGAGACTCGGAAACTGGCCCGTTCCCTGTTCCGTATGTGGCCATTCCTGGTGTTTGCGCTCGCGATTCAGGTGCTATCAACGGCGATCGCCCCTCCCGATGCTACCGGGTCAACCGGCACCCTGCATGCGGGCGTCGCGGCGGGAGTATTGCTCGTGGCGCGGCTGTCGTGCGTGGTGATGAGCAGCGCGCTCGTGTTGATGGCGTACCCGGCCGACGAATACGGGCGGTGGCTGTCACGGACGAGGTTCGGCGGGCACCGGATGAAGCGGAAGCTCTCGCAGCTTGGACTCGTCGTGACGATGGCGCTGGGATTCGTGCCGACCTTGCGCGGCGAATTCGGCCGGATTCGGCTGGCTTGGGAATGCCGGGGCGTCGCGACCGGACATGGACGGGTCGGCAGATTGCGAGCGCTCCAGAAGATGTTGTTTCCGCTTCTTGTATCCGCGTTCCGACGAGCCGATCAGACGTCGCTGGCACTGCAAGCCCGTGGCTATGATCCAAATGTACTGCGCACGCATATGCGGGACTTGCGCGCAGGCGCCTGGGATTGGATCGAGGCGATTGTCATCGTAACGTCCTGTGTGGCCGCGCTGATGATTTAG
- a CDS encoding ABC-F family ATP-binding cassette domain-containing protein: MRLLQFQDVEVVFPGRVLFQNVTWSLFRGERTGIVGPNGAGKTTLLKLIMAIDAASSGAIQRARGLTLGYLPQQGITHKGRTLFQEAWGGLPDLPHLHEEIEHLRAQITAVPDDAELIEHLGALEHRWQDLEGYAAEAKVARVLGGLGFGTSDFERRVEEFSGGWQMRIALAKLLLYDPDLLLLDEPTNHLDLPALMWLEEFLSKFAGALVLVSHDRLFLDRVINRIAELEQGRLTLYPGNYSEYESARDERRAQAETAAERGAEERRRIETFVERFRYKASKAKQVQSRVKMLEKMETVEVRSTSKRVRFRFPPAPPSGRFTLELAQVKKKYGELQVFHDLTLVLARGEKVALVGPNGAGKSTLCRLIVGVDQPTAGHVKLGHNVSVDYFAQEADFHLREGSTVLAEMEAEGAGATQEWLRSLLGAFLFSGDDVFKPVSVLSGGEKARLALAKMLLHPSNFLILDEPTNHLDMASQNVLLEALNAYDGTLLVVSHDRFFLDKLVNRVLELAGGEFHDYPGNLSDFLRRKAASNGDPVAAGAGRIPVEARDPAAPKSRDRRRLEAEIRNRYSRQLKAHRETLERVQSEIDRHESRKADLESKLATESLMRDGDSYKKLLAEYESIRRELSELYAAWEQSAEAVDCLERERDQQVRAAILASGA; this comes from the coding sequence GTGAGGCTGCTGCAATTTCAGGATGTCGAGGTTGTGTTCCCGGGTCGGGTTCTGTTCCAGAATGTGACATGGTCGCTTTTTCGTGGCGAACGGACGGGAATTGTCGGTCCGAACGGCGCGGGCAAGACGACGCTGTTGAAGTTGATCATGGCGATCGACGCGGCGTCCTCGGGAGCGATCCAGCGCGCTCGCGGGTTAACGCTCGGTTACTTGCCGCAGCAGGGCATTACGCATAAGGGGCGGACGCTCTTTCAGGAGGCCTGGGGCGGATTGCCGGATCTTCCTCACCTGCACGAGGAGATTGAGCACCTTCGCGCGCAGATTACGGCAGTGCCGGACGATGCGGAGTTGATCGAGCATCTGGGTGCGCTGGAGCACCGCTGGCAGGATCTTGAAGGGTACGCCGCGGAGGCGAAAGTGGCTCGCGTTTTGGGCGGGCTCGGCTTCGGCACGAGTGATTTTGAGCGGCGTGTCGAGGAATTCTCCGGTGGTTGGCAGATGCGCATTGCGTTGGCCAAGCTACTGCTCTATGATCCCGACTTATTGCTGTTGGATGAGCCGACAAATCACCTCGACTTGCCGGCCCTGATGTGGCTCGAAGAATTCCTGTCGAAGTTTGCGGGCGCGCTGGTGCTGGTCAGCCATGATCGGCTATTTCTCGACCGCGTCATCAATCGGATCGCGGAGCTGGAACAGGGGCGACTCACGCTCTATCCGGGGAACTACTCTGAATATGAGTCCGCGCGGGACGAACGGCGGGCGCAGGCCGAGACGGCAGCCGAACGGGGTGCGGAGGAGCGCAGACGGATCGAGACGTTTGTCGAGCGTTTTCGCTATAAAGCGTCCAAAGCGAAACAGGTGCAATCGCGGGTCAAGATGCTCGAGAAGATGGAGACGGTTGAGGTCCGCAGCACGAGCAAGCGTGTACGTTTTCGTTTTCCTCCGGCTCCGCCGAGCGGCCGGTTCACGCTCGAGCTGGCGCAGGTCAAGAAGAAGTACGGTGAATTGCAGGTCTTTCACGATCTCACGCTGGTGCTCGCGCGTGGCGAGAAGGTCGCGTTGGTCGGGCCGAACGGCGCCGGGAAGTCCACGCTTTGTCGATTGATTGTGGGAGTCGATCAGCCGACCGCGGGGCACGTGAAGCTGGGGCATAACGTCTCCGTTGACTACTTCGCGCAGGAAGCCGATTTTCACTTGCGCGAGGGCAGTACGGTGCTCGCCGAAATGGAAGCCGAGGGCGCAGGTGCGACGCAGGAGTGGTTGCGGAGTTTGTTGGGCGCGTTTCTATTCAGCGGTGACGACGTATTCAAGCCTGTGTCCGTCCTATCCGGTGGCGAGAAAGCCCGGCTCGCGCTGGCGAAGATGTTGCTGCATCCGTCGAACTTCCTGATCCTCGACGAGCCGACCAACCACCTGGACATGGCGTCGCAGAATGTACTGCTCGAAGCACTCAACGCCTACGACGGGACGCTGCTGGTCGTCAGCCACGATCGCTTCTTTCTGGACAAGCTCGTCAATCGCGTGCTGGAACTGGCCGGCGGGGAGTTTCACGATTATCCCGGAAACCTGTCTGACTTTCTCCGTCGCAAGGCAGCCTCGAACGGTGATCCCGTCGCGGCGGGGGCGGGTCGGATTCCGGTAGAAGCGCGCGATCCCGCGGCGCCGAAGAGCCGGGACCGCAGGCGTCTGGAAGCCGAGATTCGCAATCGCTATTCGCGGCAACTAAAAGCGCATCGGGAAACGCTCGAACGTGTTCAGTCGGAGATTGACCGGCATGAGTCACGCAAGGCCGACCTTGAATCAAAACTGGCCACGGAATCACTGATGCGCGACGGCGATTCATACAAGAAGCTGCTGGCCGAATACGAGTCGATTCGACGAGAATTGTCTGAATTGTACGCAGCGTGGGAGCAATCCGCGGAGGCTGTGGATTGTCTGGAGCGGGAGCGCGACCAGCAGGTGCGGGCGGCAATCCTCGCGAGCGGGGCTTGA
- the arcC gene encoding carbamate kinase: MSTNLHKSARTAVVALGGNAISSPNEPDTIANQFRHTRSALTGVVELVRRGYHLAITHGNGPQVGNALLRVELSKTRAPILPLGVIVADTEGGMGYMIEQCLQNVLLRAGLQPEVVTIVTQVLVEPKDPAFSNPTKYIGQFYSEGEAHRLADAEGWSIKRDGDRGWRRVVGSPRPLKILNGHRIRQLVESGTIVIAAGGGGIPVYPEADGWLEGADAVIDKDRASAVLARDIGAQELFILTDAEYVSLNFGKPDQRDLKSLRAGEAANYLRDGHFPAGSMGPKVEAALNFLETGGQRVVICALSRLIESMDGKSGTTILPD, encoded by the coding sequence TTGAGTACAAATCTTCACAAATCCGCGCGGACGGCGGTAGTTGCGCTGGGCGGCAACGCGATCTCCAGCCCCAATGAACCGGATACCATCGCGAATCAGTTTCGGCACACGCGCTCCGCGTTGACCGGTGTTGTCGAATTGGTGCGGCGTGGCTATCACTTGGCGATCACGCACGGCAACGGGCCCCAGGTTGGCAACGCTTTACTGCGGGTTGAGCTTTCCAAGACCCGGGCGCCGATTCTGCCGCTCGGTGTGATCGTCGCGGACACTGAAGGCGGAATGGGCTACATGATCGAGCAGTGTTTACAGAACGTGCTGCTTCGCGCAGGACTCCAGCCCGAGGTCGTAACGATTGTTACGCAGGTGCTCGTCGAGCCGAAGGATCCGGCATTTTCCAACCCCACAAAGTACATTGGGCAATTCTACAGCGAGGGCGAAGCGCATCGACTCGCGGACGCGGAAGGATGGTCGATCAAGCGCGACGGCGATCGCGGCTGGCGTCGAGTGGTCGGAAGTCCGCGGCCGCTGAAGATTTTGAACGGTCATCGCATCAGACAGCTCGTGGAAAGTGGGACCATCGTGATCGCGGCCGGCGGCGGCGGGATTCCGGTCTATCCGGAGGCAGATGGCTGGCTGGAAGGTGCGGACGCCGTGATCGACAAGGATCGCGCTTCGGCGGTTCTGGCACGCGATATCGGGGCGCAGGAGCTCTTCATTCTGACGGATGCCGAATACGTGTCTCTGAACTTCGGCAAGCCGGACCAACGCGACCTGAAGTCACTGCGCGCCGGCGAGGCAGCCAACTACCTGCGCGACGGGCACTTCCCGGCGGGGAGCATGGGTCCGAAGGTCGAGGCGGCGCTGAACTTTTTGGAAACGGGCGGGCAGCGCGTGGTGATCTGCGCGCTCTCACGCTTAATCGAAAGCATGGATGGCAAGAGTGGAACGACCATTCTGCCGGATTAG